A DNA window from Paralichthys olivaceus isolate ysfri-2021 chromosome 11, ASM2471397v2, whole genome shotgun sequence contains the following coding sequences:
- the LOC109630281 gene encoding galectin-4-like isoform X10 → MTFVAPPGYQPVYGPSIPYLGPIYGGLREGTSIYLQGSIPENITRFFINLLCGESESSDVALHFNPRFDGWDKVVFNTCQNGSWESEEKIRSMPFCKGEPFEMVIMSTSQGYQIKVNGNDFHTFEHRIPLQRVCAMQIAGDVSIQTINVIGGGMGGGMGGGMGGGMGGGMGGGMGGGMGGEYPGGGMGGGYPGGYPGGGMGGGMGGGMGGGMGGGMGGGYPGGEMGGGYPGGMGGGMGGGYPGSNLPGMGGQPVYNPPVPFANMIPGGMFPKKTLIIRGMVPYGADRMSINFVASRSRDIVFHMNPRVREGVVVRNSMIGGTWGQEDRELTMNPFMEGQYFDMSIRCGNQRFKVFVNGQHLFDFFHRFQSFNEIDKLEIDGDVQISYIHF, encoded by the exons ATGACCTTTGTTGCTCCTCCTGGCTATCAGCCCGTCtatggacct AGCATTCCTTACCTGGGGCCCATTTATGGAGGCCTGAGGGAGGGGACGTCCATCTACCTGCAGGGCTCCATCCCCGAGAACATAACCAG ATTCTTTATCAACCTGCTGTGCGGCGAGTCCGAGTCCAGCGATGTCGCCCTCCACTTCAACCCTCGATTTGACGGCTGGGACAAAGTGGTCTTCAACACTTGTCAGAATGGATCCTGGGAATCGGAGGAGAAGATCCGCAGCATGCCCTTCTGCAAAGGAGAGCCCTTTGAGATGGTCATCATGAGCACGTCACAAGGCTACCAG ATCAAAGTCAATGGAAACGACTTCCACACCTTTGAACACCGTATTCCTCTGCAGAGAGTTTGTGCGATGCAGATCGCTGGAGATGTTTCAATCCAGACCATCAACGTCATTGGG GGTGGCATGGGAGGAGGCATGGGAGGAGGCATGGGAGGAGGCATGGGAGGAGGCATGGGAGGAGGCATGGGAGGAGGCATGGGA GGAGAATATCCAGGAGGTGGCATGGGG GGAGGATACCCAGGAGGATACCCAGGAGGAGGCATGGGAGGAGGCATGGGAGGAGGCATGGGAGGAGGCATGGGAGGAGGCATGGGA GGAGGATATCCTGGAGGCGAAATGGGG GGTGGCTATCCAGGAGGCATGGGAGGTGGAATGGGG GGAGGATACCCAGGATCGAACCTGCCG GGTATGGGTGGGCAGCCAGTCTACAACCCT CCTGTGCCCTTCGCCAACATGATCCCAGGAGGGATGTTCCCAAAGAAGACCCTCATCATCCGAGGCATGGTGCCCTATGGTGcagacag aaTGTCCATCAACTTTGTGGCTAGCAGATCGCGGGACATCGTTTTCCACATGAACCCCAGAGTGAGGGAAGGGGTTGTGGTGAGGAACAGCATGATCGGAGGAACCTGGGGTCAGGAGGACCGAGAGCTCACCATGAACCCCTTCATGGAGGGACAGTACTTTGAC ATGTCGATTCGCTGTGGGAACCAGAGGTTTAAGGTGTTTGTGAACGGGCAGCACCTGTTTGACTTCTTCCACCGCTTCCAGTCTTTCAATGAGATCGACAAGCTGGAGATCGATGGCGACGTGCAGATCTCGTACATCCACTTCTGA
- the LOC109630281 gene encoding galectin-4-like isoform X13 — protein sequence MTFVAPPGYQPVYGPSIPYLGPIYGGLREGTSIYLQGSIPENITRFFINLLCGESESSDVALHFNPRFDGWDKVVFNTCQNGSWESEEKIRSMPFCKGEPFEMVIMSTSQGYQIKVNGNDFHTFEHRIPLQRVCAMQIAGDVSIQTINVIGGGYPGGYPGGGMGGGMGGGMGGGMGGGYPGGEMGGGYPGGMGGGMGGGYPGSNLPGMGGQPVYNPPVPFANMIPGGMFPKKTLIIRGMVPYGADRMSINFVASRSRDIVFHMNPRVREGVVVRNSMIGGTWGQEDRELTMNPFMEGQYFDVSHVCFSSWIPSLRYKFRHFFMTLWCLDVCVSQMSIRCGNQRFKVFVNGQHLFDFFHRFQSFNEIDKLEIDGDVQISYIHF from the exons ATGACCTTTGTTGCTCCTCCTGGCTATCAGCCCGTCtatggacct AGCATTCCTTACCTGGGGCCCATTTATGGAGGCCTGAGGGAGGGGACGTCCATCTACCTGCAGGGCTCCATCCCCGAGAACATAACCAG ATTCTTTATCAACCTGCTGTGCGGCGAGTCCGAGTCCAGCGATGTCGCCCTCCACTTCAACCCTCGATTTGACGGCTGGGACAAAGTGGTCTTCAACACTTGTCAGAATGGATCCTGGGAATCGGAGGAGAAGATCCGCAGCATGCCCTTCTGCAAAGGAGAGCCCTTTGAGATGGTCATCATGAGCACGTCACAAGGCTACCAG ATCAAAGTCAATGGAAACGACTTCCACACCTTTGAACACCGTATTCCTCTGCAGAGAGTTTGTGCGATGCAGATCGCTGGAGATGTTTCAATCCAGACCATCAACGTCATTGGG GGAGGATACCCAGGAGGATACCCAGGAGGAGGCATGGGAGGAGGCATGGGAGGAGGCATGGGAGGAGGCATGGGAGGAG GATATCCTGGAGGCGAAATGGGG GGTGGCTATCCAGGAGGCATGGGAGGTGGAATGGGG GGAGGATACCCAGGATCGAACCTGCCG GGTATGGGTGGGCAGCCAGTCTACAACCCT CCTGTGCCCTTCGCCAACATGATCCCAGGAGGGATGTTCCCAAAGAAGACCCTCATCATCCGAGGCATGGTGCCCTATGGTGcagacag aaTGTCCATCAACTTTGTGGCTAGCAGATCGCGGGACATCGTTTTCCACATGAACCCCAGAGTGAGGGAAGGGGTTGTGGTGAGGAACAGCATGATCGGAGGAACCTGGGGTCAGGAGGACCGAGAGCTCACCATGAACCCCTTCATGGAGGGACAGTACTTTGACGTAAGTCatgtctgtttttcctcctggATACCTAGTCTTCGTTATAAATTTCGACACTTTTTCATGACTTTGTGGTGTCTTGACGTTTGTGTCTCTCAGATGTCGATTCGCTGTGGGAACCAGAGGTTTAAGGTGTTTGTGAACGGGCAGCACCTGTTTGACTTCTTCCACCGCTTCCAGTCTTTCAATGAGATCGACAAGCTGGAGATCGATGGCGACGTGCAGATCTCGTACATCCACTTCTGA
- the LOC109630281 gene encoding galectin-4-like isoform X3, with the protein MTFVAPPGYQPVYGPSIPYLGPIYGGLREGTSIYLQGSIPENITRFFINLLCGESESSDVALHFNPRFDGWDKVVFNTCQNGSWESEEKIRSMPFCKGEPFEMVIMSTSQGYQIKVNGNDFHTFEHRIPLQRVCAMQIAGDVSIQTINVIGGGMGGGMGGGMGGGMGGGMGGGMGGGMGGEYPGGGMGGGYPGGYPGGGMGGGMGGGMGGGMGGGYPGGEMGGGYPGGMGGGMGGGYPGSNLPGMGGQPVYNPPVPFANMIPGGMFPKKTLIIRGMVPYGADRMSINFVASRSRDIVFHMNPRVREGVVVRNSMIGGTWGQEDRELTMNPFMEGQYFDVSHVCFSSWIPSLRYKFRHFFMTLWCLDVCVSQMSIRCGNQRFKVFVNGQHLFDFFHRFQSFNEIDKLEIDGDVQISYIHF; encoded by the exons ATGACCTTTGTTGCTCCTCCTGGCTATCAGCCCGTCtatggacct AGCATTCCTTACCTGGGGCCCATTTATGGAGGCCTGAGGGAGGGGACGTCCATCTACCTGCAGGGCTCCATCCCCGAGAACATAACCAG ATTCTTTATCAACCTGCTGTGCGGCGAGTCCGAGTCCAGCGATGTCGCCCTCCACTTCAACCCTCGATTTGACGGCTGGGACAAAGTGGTCTTCAACACTTGTCAGAATGGATCCTGGGAATCGGAGGAGAAGATCCGCAGCATGCCCTTCTGCAAAGGAGAGCCCTTTGAGATGGTCATCATGAGCACGTCACAAGGCTACCAG ATCAAAGTCAATGGAAACGACTTCCACACCTTTGAACACCGTATTCCTCTGCAGAGAGTTTGTGCGATGCAGATCGCTGGAGATGTTTCAATCCAGACCATCAACGTCATTGGG GGTGGCATGGGAGGAGGCATGGGAGGAGGCATGGGAGGAGGCATGGGAGGAGGCATGGGAGGAGGCATGGGAGGAGGCATGGGA GGAGAATATCCAGGAGGTGGCATGGGG GGAGGATACCCAGGAGGATACCCAGGAGGAGGCATGGGAGGAGGCATGGGAGGAGGCATGGGAGGAGGCATGGGAGGAG GATATCCTGGAGGCGAAATGGGG GGTGGCTATCCAGGAGGCATGGGAGGTGGAATGGGG GGAGGATACCCAGGATCGAACCTGCCG GGTATGGGTGGGCAGCCAGTCTACAACCCT CCTGTGCCCTTCGCCAACATGATCCCAGGAGGGATGTTCCCAAAGAAGACCCTCATCATCCGAGGCATGGTGCCCTATGGTGcagacag aaTGTCCATCAACTTTGTGGCTAGCAGATCGCGGGACATCGTTTTCCACATGAACCCCAGAGTGAGGGAAGGGGTTGTGGTGAGGAACAGCATGATCGGAGGAACCTGGGGTCAGGAGGACCGAGAGCTCACCATGAACCCCTTCATGGAGGGACAGTACTTTGACGTAAGTCatgtctgtttttcctcctggATACCTAGTCTTCGTTATAAATTTCGACACTTTTTCATGACTTTGTGGTGTCTTGACGTTTGTGTCTCTCAGATGTCGATTCGCTGTGGGAACCAGAGGTTTAAGGTGTTTGTGAACGGGCAGCACCTGTTTGACTTCTTCCACCGCTTCCAGTCTTTCAATGAGATCGACAAGCTGGAGATCGATGGCGACGTGCAGATCTCGTACATCCACTTCTGA
- the LOC109630281 gene encoding galectin-4-like isoform X6: MTFVAPPGYQPVYGPSIPYLGPIYGGLREGTSIYLQGSIPENITRFFINLLCGESESSDVALHFNPRFDGWDKVVFNTCQNGSWESEEKIRSMPFCKGEPFEMVIMSTSQGYQIKVNGNDFHTFEHRIPLQRVCAMQIAGDVSIQTINVIGGGMGGGMGGGMGGEYPGGGMGGGYPGGYPGGGMGGGMGGGMGGGMGGGMGGGYPGGEMGGGYPGGMGGGMGGGYPGSNLPGMGGQPVYNPPVPFANMIPGGMFPKKTLIIRGMVPYGADRMSINFVASRSRDIVFHMNPRVREGVVVRNSMIGGTWGQEDRELTMNPFMEGQYFDVSHVCFSSWIPSLRYKFRHFFMTLWCLDVCVSQMSIRCGNQRFKVFVNGQHLFDFFHRFQSFNEIDKLEIDGDVQISYIHF; the protein is encoded by the exons ATGACCTTTGTTGCTCCTCCTGGCTATCAGCCCGTCtatggacct AGCATTCCTTACCTGGGGCCCATTTATGGAGGCCTGAGGGAGGGGACGTCCATCTACCTGCAGGGCTCCATCCCCGAGAACATAACCAG ATTCTTTATCAACCTGCTGTGCGGCGAGTCCGAGTCCAGCGATGTCGCCCTCCACTTCAACCCTCGATTTGACGGCTGGGACAAAGTGGTCTTCAACACTTGTCAGAATGGATCCTGGGAATCGGAGGAGAAGATCCGCAGCATGCCCTTCTGCAAAGGAGAGCCCTTTGAGATGGTCATCATGAGCACGTCACAAGGCTACCAG ATCAAAGTCAATGGAAACGACTTCCACACCTTTGAACACCGTATTCCTCTGCAGAGAGTTTGTGCGATGCAGATCGCTGGAGATGTTTCAATCCAGACCATCAACGTCATTGGG GGTGGCATGGGAGGAGGCATGGGAGGAGGCATGGGAGGAG AATATCCAGGAGGTGGCATGGGG GGAGGATACCCAGGAGGATACCCAGGAGGAGGCATGGGAGGAGGCATGGGAGGAGGCATGGGAGGAGGCATGGGAGGAGGCATGGGA GGAGGATATCCTGGAGGCGAAATGGGG GGTGGCTATCCAGGAGGCATGGGAGGTGGAATGGGG GGAGGATACCCAGGATCGAACCTGCCG GGTATGGGTGGGCAGCCAGTCTACAACCCT CCTGTGCCCTTCGCCAACATGATCCCAGGAGGGATGTTCCCAAAGAAGACCCTCATCATCCGAGGCATGGTGCCCTATGGTGcagacag aaTGTCCATCAACTTTGTGGCTAGCAGATCGCGGGACATCGTTTTCCACATGAACCCCAGAGTGAGGGAAGGGGTTGTGGTGAGGAACAGCATGATCGGAGGAACCTGGGGTCAGGAGGACCGAGAGCTCACCATGAACCCCTTCATGGAGGGACAGTACTTTGACGTAAGTCatgtctgtttttcctcctggATACCTAGTCTTCGTTATAAATTTCGACACTTTTTCATGACTTTGTGGTGTCTTGACGTTTGTGTCTCTCAGATGTCGATTCGCTGTGGGAACCAGAGGTTTAAGGTGTTTGTGAACGGGCAGCACCTGTTTGACTTCTTCCACCGCTTCCAGTCTTTCAATGAGATCGACAAGCTGGAGATCGATGGCGACGTGCAGATCTCGTACATCCACTTCTGA
- the LOC109630281 gene encoding galectin-4-like isoform X5, translating to MTFVAPPGYQPVYGPSIPYLGPIYGGLREGTSIYLQGSIPENITRFFINLLCGESESSDVALHFNPRFDGWDKVVFNTCQNGSWESEEKIRSMPFCKGEPFEMVIMSTSQGYQIKVNGNDFHTFEHRIPLQRVCAMQIAGDVSIQTINVIGGGMGGGMGGGMGGGMGGGMGGGMGGEYPGGGMGGGYPGGYPGGGMGGGMGGGMGGGYPGGEMGGGYPGGMGGGMGGGYPGSNLPGMGGQPVYNPPVPFANMIPGGMFPKKTLIIRGMVPYGADRMSINFVASRSRDIVFHMNPRVREGVVVRNSMIGGTWGQEDRELTMNPFMEGQYFDVSHVCFSSWIPSLRYKFRHFFMTLWCLDVCVSQMSIRCGNQRFKVFVNGQHLFDFFHRFQSFNEIDKLEIDGDVQISYIHF from the exons ATGACCTTTGTTGCTCCTCCTGGCTATCAGCCCGTCtatggacct AGCATTCCTTACCTGGGGCCCATTTATGGAGGCCTGAGGGAGGGGACGTCCATCTACCTGCAGGGCTCCATCCCCGAGAACATAACCAG ATTCTTTATCAACCTGCTGTGCGGCGAGTCCGAGTCCAGCGATGTCGCCCTCCACTTCAACCCTCGATTTGACGGCTGGGACAAAGTGGTCTTCAACACTTGTCAGAATGGATCCTGGGAATCGGAGGAGAAGATCCGCAGCATGCCCTTCTGCAAAGGAGAGCCCTTTGAGATGGTCATCATGAGCACGTCACAAGGCTACCAG ATCAAAGTCAATGGAAACGACTTCCACACCTTTGAACACCGTATTCCTCTGCAGAGAGTTTGTGCGATGCAGATCGCTGGAGATGTTTCAATCCAGACCATCAACGTCATTGGG GGTGGCATGGGAGGAGGCATGGGAGGAGGCATGGGAGGAGGCATGGGAGGAGGCATGGGAGGAGGCATGGGAGGAG AATATCCAGGAGGTGGCATGGGG GGAGGATACCCAGGAGGATACCCAGGAGGAGGCATGGGAGGAGGCATGGGAGGAGGCATGGGAGGAG GATATCCTGGAGGCGAAATGGGG GGTGGCTATCCAGGAGGCATGGGAGGTGGAATGGGG GGAGGATACCCAGGATCGAACCTGCCG GGTATGGGTGGGCAGCCAGTCTACAACCCT CCTGTGCCCTTCGCCAACATGATCCCAGGAGGGATGTTCCCAAAGAAGACCCTCATCATCCGAGGCATGGTGCCCTATGGTGcagacag aaTGTCCATCAACTTTGTGGCTAGCAGATCGCGGGACATCGTTTTCCACATGAACCCCAGAGTGAGGGAAGGGGTTGTGGTGAGGAACAGCATGATCGGAGGAACCTGGGGTCAGGAGGACCGAGAGCTCACCATGAACCCCTTCATGGAGGGACAGTACTTTGACGTAAGTCatgtctgtttttcctcctggATACCTAGTCTTCGTTATAAATTTCGACACTTTTTCATGACTTTGTGGTGTCTTGACGTTTGTGTCTCTCAGATGTCGATTCGCTGTGGGAACCAGAGGTTTAAGGTGTTTGTGAACGGGCAGCACCTGTTTGACTTCTTCCACCGCTTCCAGTCTTTCAATGAGATCGACAAGCTGGAGATCGATGGCGACGTGCAGATCTCGTACATCCACTTCTGA
- the LOC109630281 gene encoding galectin-4-like isoform X2 → MTFVAPPGYQPVYGPSIPYLGPIYGGLREGTSIYLQGSIPENITRFFINLLCGESESSDVALHFNPRFDGWDKVVFNTCQNGSWESEEKIRSMPFCKGEPFEMVIMSTSQGYQIKVNGNDFHTFEHRIPLQRVCAMQIAGDVSIQTINVIGGGMGGGMGGGMGGGMGGGMGGGMGGEYPGGGMGGGYPGGYPGGGMGGGMGGGMGGGMGGGMGGGYPGGEMGGGYPGGMGGGMGGGYPGSNLPGMGGQPVYNPPVPFANMIPGGMFPKKTLIIRGMVPYGADRMSINFVASRSRDIVFHMNPRVREGVVVRNSMIGGTWGQEDRELTMNPFMEGQYFDVSHVCFSSWIPSLRYKFRHFFMTLWCLDVCVSQMSIRCGNQRFKVFVNGQHLFDFFHRFQSFNEIDKLEIDGDVQISYIHF, encoded by the exons ATGACCTTTGTTGCTCCTCCTGGCTATCAGCCCGTCtatggacct AGCATTCCTTACCTGGGGCCCATTTATGGAGGCCTGAGGGAGGGGACGTCCATCTACCTGCAGGGCTCCATCCCCGAGAACATAACCAG ATTCTTTATCAACCTGCTGTGCGGCGAGTCCGAGTCCAGCGATGTCGCCCTCCACTTCAACCCTCGATTTGACGGCTGGGACAAAGTGGTCTTCAACACTTGTCAGAATGGATCCTGGGAATCGGAGGAGAAGATCCGCAGCATGCCCTTCTGCAAAGGAGAGCCCTTTGAGATGGTCATCATGAGCACGTCACAAGGCTACCAG ATCAAAGTCAATGGAAACGACTTCCACACCTTTGAACACCGTATTCCTCTGCAGAGAGTTTGTGCGATGCAGATCGCTGGAGATGTTTCAATCCAGACCATCAACGTCATTGGG GGTGGCATGGGAGGAGGCATGGGAGGAGGCATGGGAGGAGGCATGGGAGGAGGCATGGGAGGAGGCATGGGAGGAG AATATCCAGGAGGTGGCATGGGG GGAGGATACCCAGGAGGATACCCAGGAGGAGGCATGGGAGGAGGCATGGGAGGAGGCATGGGAGGAGGCATGGGAGGAGGCATGGGA GGAGGATATCCTGGAGGCGAAATGGGG GGTGGCTATCCAGGAGGCATGGGAGGTGGAATGGGG GGAGGATACCCAGGATCGAACCTGCCG GGTATGGGTGGGCAGCCAGTCTACAACCCT CCTGTGCCCTTCGCCAACATGATCCCAGGAGGGATGTTCCCAAAGAAGACCCTCATCATCCGAGGCATGGTGCCCTATGGTGcagacag aaTGTCCATCAACTTTGTGGCTAGCAGATCGCGGGACATCGTTTTCCACATGAACCCCAGAGTGAGGGAAGGGGTTGTGGTGAGGAACAGCATGATCGGAGGAACCTGGGGTCAGGAGGACCGAGAGCTCACCATGAACCCCTTCATGGAGGGACAGTACTTTGACGTAAGTCatgtctgtttttcctcctggATACCTAGTCTTCGTTATAAATTTCGACACTTTTTCATGACTTTGTGGTGTCTTGACGTTTGTGTCTCTCAGATGTCGATTCGCTGTGGGAACCAGAGGTTTAAGGTGTTTGTGAACGGGCAGCACCTGTTTGACTTCTTCCACCGCTTCCAGTCTTTCAATGAGATCGACAAGCTGGAGATCGATGGCGACGTGCAGATCTCGTACATCCACTTCTGA